The following coding sequences are from one Lysinibacillus sp. FSL W8-0992 window:
- a CDS encoding DUF3139 domain-containing protein: protein MKKFIIFTILFIVLCPYCLVQIKKHFYEHQVHNYLIEQIKYTEGDIQSIKCQWYLGGLPNYSVDVIFTDEPDVVYIYFVHHKEHIGQFEHYTIYGKTLPPEQLKHYKPYDY from the coding sequence ATGAAAAAATTTATTATTTTCACGATACTCTTCATTGTGCTATGTCCATATTGCCTTGTGCAAATTAAGAAACATTTTTATGAACATCAAGTTCACAACTATTTAATAGAACAAATCAAGTATACAGAAGGTGATATTCAATCCATTAAATGCCAATGGTATTTAGGAGGATTACCAAACTATTCGGTGGATGTTATTTTTACGGATGAGCCAGATGTTGTCTATATTTATTTTGTTCATCATAAAGAACACATAGGTCAGTTTGAACACTATACAATTTACGGCAAAACGCTGCCGCCAGAACAATTAAAACATTATAAGCCTTATGATTATTAG
- a CDS encoding N-acetylmuramoyl-L-alanine amidase: MVSIRQKLVSANQAAKITNGKNNAKKYIVVHETDNTSVGADADAHARLQINGNSRAASWHWQVDDHEAVQSFEHYWECWGAGTYTGNTQGIQVEICVNSDGNFNKAVENAAALIAKIMKDENISIQNVVQHHYFSGKNCPRNIRAGKVSWTNFLKMITSIDTPQPEKPPTESMKYRIITGTYSNRNAAVSVVDIMQKRFGWVAYIEQDGAQYRVKTGTFTGLSAAKSAENKIKTAKLALVTYIVEA, encoded by the coding sequence GTGGTATCAATAAGACAAAAATTAGTATCCGCAAATCAAGCAGCCAAGATTACGAATGGGAAAAACAATGCAAAAAAATATATTGTTGTCCATGAAACCGATAATACGAGCGTAGGAGCAGATGCAGATGCCCATGCTAGACTACAAATTAATGGTAATAGCAGAGCGGCAAGCTGGCATTGGCAAGTAGATGATCATGAGGCAGTACAATCTTTTGAGCATTATTGGGAATGCTGGGGAGCGGGAACTTATACAGGAAATACGCAAGGAATTCAGGTTGAAATATGTGTAAATAGTGATGGCAATTTTAATAAGGCTGTAGAAAATGCAGCAGCTTTAATAGCAAAAATCATGAAAGATGAAAATATATCAATCCAAAATGTCGTTCAGCATCATTATTTCAGTGGCAAAAACTGTCCGAGAAATATACGTGCGGGGAAAGTCTCCTGGACTAATTTTTTGAAAATGATTACAAGTATTGATACGCCACAGCCCGAAAAACCACCAACCGAGTCAATGAAGTACCGTATTATCACTGGAACATATAGTAATCGTAATGCAGCTGTCAGCGTAGTAGATATAATGCAGAAACGTTTTGGCTGGGTTGCTTATATTGAACAGGATGGCGCGCAATATCGTGTGAAAACAGGAACATTTACAGGGCTATCTGCTGCCAAAAGTGCAGAAAATAAAATAAAAACAGCTAAATTAGCGCTAGTAACATATATTGTAGAAGCTTAA
- a CDS encoding nucleoside triphosphate pyrophosphohydrolase, translating into MPVYNKLVRDQILEIIEADGLKYNARILEPQDLLVEVKAKMLEEAKEFREANNVQESVEELADLLELIHTAIHALGVSYEDLEAIREQKKAKRGGFEKAIYLIDVEDR; encoded by the coding sequence ATGCCTGTTTATAATAAGTTAGTACGAGATCAGATTTTAGAAATTATTGAAGCAGATGGTTTAAAGTATAATGCAAGAATTTTAGAACCACAGGACCTTCTAGTAGAAGTAAAAGCAAAAATGTTGGAAGAAGCGAAAGAGTTTCGTGAGGCAAATAACGTTCAGGAGAGTGTTGAAGAATTAGCCGATCTTTTAGAACTAATACATACAGCTATCCATGCGTTAGGTGTAAGTTATGAAGATTTAGAAGCGATTCGTGAGCAGAAGAAGGCTAAACGTGGGGGATTTGAAAAGGCAATTTATTTAATTGATGTAGAGGATAGATGA
- a CDS encoding flavin reductase family protein produces the protein MKIIKQKPIQHTKNINPKILYYGFPVILLSTLNEDGTVNISPLSSSWSLGDYIVLGVGIGGKAIENLERHPECVINIPDPSLWENVEQLAPFTGKNPVPEYKKQNGYTYKKEKYDISGLTPIKATLVKPTRIMECPIQIEAKVKHIRIPDYSPHFAIVETQALHVHAHEEIIIEENHIDPNKWSPLIYNFRHYFALGNKLGNNFRA, from the coding sequence ATGAAAATAATAAAGCAAAAACCCATCCAGCATACAAAAAATATTAATCCTAAAATTTTATATTATGGATTCCCTGTAATTTTACTAAGTACTTTGAATGAGGATGGAACAGTGAATATTAGCCCTTTATCATCTTCTTGGTCATTAGGAGACTATATTGTATTAGGTGTTGGCATTGGTGGGAAGGCAATTGAAAATTTAGAACGACATCCTGAATGTGTCATTAATATACCAGACCCCTCACTTTGGGAGAATGTTGAACAGTTAGCCCCTTTTACAGGGAAAAATCCAGTTCCTGAATATAAAAAGCAAAATGGCTATACTTATAAAAAAGAGAAATATGATATTAGTGGATTAACGCCTATTAAGGCTACTTTAGTAAAACCTACTCGGATTATGGAATGTCCCATTCAAATTGAGGCAAAGGTTAAACACATACGTATCCCAGACTATTCTCCTCATTTTGCCATTGTCGAAACACAAGCACTACACGTACATGCACATGAGGAAATTATTATTGAAGAAAATCATATTGATCCAAATAAATGGAGCCCACTTATTTATAATTTCCGTCATTACTTTGCTCTTGGTAACAAGTTAGGTAACAATTTTCGAGCATAG
- a CDS encoding translation initiation factor 2 — protein MNNNQNNSNQSTDSLDIYAAKLAYIGTSISTLGDGIQTIAAGLTLESLKKASNQSSQDLPNQTKQTENMQKQIDYLIAELKHIKKYLK, from the coding sequence ATGAACAACAATCAAAACAATTCAAACCAATCTACGGATTCACTCGATATTTACGCTGCAAAGCTTGCCTATATAGGGACGTCCATTTCAACATTAGGAGATGGCATTCAAACCATTGCCGCGGGGCTCACTTTAGAATCATTAAAAAAAGCAAGCAACCAAAGTTCACAAGACTTACCGAACCAAACAAAACAGACAGAAAACATGCAAAAGCAAATCGATTATTTAATAGCTGAATTAAAACATATAAAAAAATATTTGAAATAA
- a CDS encoding lmo1851 family serine protease translates to MDEQKKDGLEQQQEQTQQVEVKPAGQFIQMKPFKFIMLMFFTILITAGLTIFALTFGEKKVVEVKVPIERAEFTKLYEAFDMLKDKYYKDIDDEKVVDGAINGMFDALEDPYSDFMVKDEAEQFNSGLSSSFQGIGAEIQERNGFITVVSPIKNSPAEKAGLLPKDIILTVDGKSIQGFSASEAVALIRGEKGTPVKLTVKRGENAEPIQMTIVRDDIPVETVYGEMLDGDIAHIQITSFSEETAKELEKILAEYEGKGMKGIVLDLRQNPGGYLNAAVEISNLFVPEGKPIVQVQQKDEEPEITNAAAGKKYNLPVTVLVDNGSASASEILAAALKESVGAKIVGETSFGKGTVQNVTPLKDGSNLKFTTGKWLTPNGNWINEKGIEPDVKVAYPAYASLPIIDPTIEMKDGLQSDSIKVAEEMLEVLGYEPGKADGIFDQFTERAVKKLQADNKLEETGILSNETTYALMDALRAKMKSEDPQLLKAKELISDAKDETEKKTN, encoded by the coding sequence ATGGATGAACAGAAAAAAGATGGTTTAGAACAACAGCAAGAGCAAACACAGCAAGTAGAGGTAAAACCAGCGGGACAATTTATTCAGATGAAACCGTTTAAATTTATTATGCTGATGTTCTTTACAATCTTAATTACCGCAGGCTTAACAATTTTTGCGTTAACATTCGGTGAAAAGAAAGTAGTAGAAGTAAAAGTTCCGATAGAACGTGCGGAATTTACAAAATTATACGAAGCATTTGATATGCTAAAAGACAAATACTACAAAGATATTGATGATGAAAAAGTAGTGGATGGTGCTATTAACGGCATGTTTGATGCGTTAGAAGATCCATATTCTGATTTCATGGTGAAAGATGAAGCAGAACAGTTTAACTCTGGATTATCTTCAAGCTTCCAGGGAATTGGCGCTGAAATTCAAGAACGTAATGGTTTTATTACTGTTGTGTCACCTATTAAAAATTCACCTGCTGAAAAAGCGGGATTATTGCCAAAAGACATCATTTTAACTGTTGACGGCAAAAGTATACAAGGATTTAGCGCTTCTGAAGCAGTTGCACTAATTCGTGGTGAAAAAGGTACTCCTGTTAAACTAACTGTGAAACGCGGAGAAAATGCTGAGCCAATTCAAATGACGATTGTTCGGGATGATATTCCTGTTGAAACGGTGTATGGTGAAATGCTAGATGGAGATATTGCGCATATTCAAATTACATCGTTTAGTGAAGAAACAGCAAAAGAGCTAGAAAAAATACTTGCTGAATACGAAGGAAAAGGCATGAAAGGGATTGTCCTTGATTTACGCCAAAATCCTGGTGGGTATTTAAATGCAGCAGTTGAAATTTCTAATTTATTTGTGCCAGAAGGTAAACCGATTGTGCAAGTGCAACAAAAAGATGAAGAGCCTGAAATTACGAATGCTGCAGCAGGAAAAAAATACAATTTACCTGTAACTGTATTAGTTGATAATGGAAGTGCTTCGGCATCAGAAATTTTAGCTGCCGCTTTAAAAGAGTCAGTTGGTGCTAAAATTGTTGGTGAAACTTCTTTCGGTAAAGGGACAGTACAAAATGTTACGCCGTTAAAAGATGGTTCTAATTTAAAATTCACTACTGGTAAATGGTTAACACCAAACGGTAACTGGATCAATGAAAAAGGTATTGAACCAGATGTAAAAGTTGCTTATCCTGCATATGCTTCTTTACCAATTATAGATCCAACGATTGAAATGAAAGACGGCTTGCAATCAGACTCAATTAAAGTGGCTGAAGAAATGCTTGAGGTGCTAGGATATGAGCCTGGTAAAGCTGACGGTATCTTTGACCAGTTTACAGAGCGTGCGGTGAAAAAACTGCAAGCTGACAATAAGCTTGAAGAAACAGGTATTTTATCGAACGAAACAACTTATGCATTAATGGATGCGTTACGTGCAAAAATGAAATCAGAAGATCCTCAACTTTTAAAAGCAAAAGAACTGATTTCTGATGCTAAAGATGAAACTGAGAAAAAAACTAACTAA
- a CDS encoding MFS transporter, translated as MADYNNLNSPKFKRKSKPKLKKEEITVVDTSSARKAVIATAVGNGMEWFDFGIYSYLAATIGQVFFPEVSGPMQLVFSFATFAVAFIARPIGGIFFGMLGDRLGRKKVLAITLVMMALATLSIGLIPAHSSIGYTATVLLLIARLVQGFSSGGEYSGAMTFIAESTPDKKRGFMSSGLEVGTLVGYIAGASLVTLLTYILGEQTMLDWGWRIPFFLSAPIGLIGFYLRNNLEETPAFEAMKEKKSEDDNHISVKNILQFHWRAIVVGMFVVFFYIVVNYIVLSYMPSHLTAVLGYGEAEGLLLIVIVMVIMIPIVLLMGYFSDRIGAKKIIQGGLIGLIFLSIPSFNLIGSGNTLHVFWGLLILAVFSASFQGTMPALLPSLFFTNVRNGALAITFNISASLFGGTTPLLVSWLISKTMNEMVPAYYVIFASVVGIIVVSIFLKDTSGMALRGSPPAVEEKAEIKEILEDPEEALWWHEEKKEIEGRIEDRLEGEK; from the coding sequence TTGGCTGATTACAATAACCTTAATAGCCCAAAATTTAAAAGAAAATCGAAACCAAAGTTGAAAAAAGAAGAAATTACTGTTGTTGACACGAGTTCCGCCCGAAAGGCTGTTATAGCAACTGCTGTTGGTAATGGAATGGAATGGTTTGATTTTGGAATTTACTCTTATTTAGCTGCTACAATTGGACAAGTATTTTTTCCTGAAGTAAGTGGTCCTATGCAATTAGTATTTTCTTTTGCGACGTTTGCTGTAGCCTTTATTGCTCGACCTATTGGAGGTATTTTCTTTGGGATGCTTGGGGACCGTTTAGGCCGTAAAAAAGTCTTAGCTATTACCTTAGTCATGATGGCACTAGCGACATTGAGTATTGGCTTAATTCCAGCTCATTCATCCATAGGGTATACTGCCACTGTACTTTTACTCATTGCACGTTTAGTTCAAGGATTTTCATCGGGTGGAGAATATTCGGGTGCTATGACGTTTATTGCCGAGTCCACGCCAGATAAGAAAAGAGGGTTTATGTCAAGTGGTCTTGAGGTTGGAACCTTAGTTGGCTATATCGCAGGAGCTAGTCTTGTTACTTTACTTACTTATATTTTAGGTGAGCAAACAATGTTAGATTGGGGTTGGCGAATTCCATTTTTCTTATCAGCCCCTATTGGTTTAATTGGATTTTATTTGCGAAATAATTTAGAAGAAACACCTGCTTTTGAAGCAATGAAAGAAAAAAAATCAGAAGATGATAATCATATATCTGTAAAAAATATTTTACAATTTCATTGGAGAGCAATAGTTGTCGGAATGTTTGTTGTTTTCTTTTACATTGTTGTAAACTATATCGTTTTATCTTATATGCCATCTCATTTAACGGCTGTTCTTGGATATGGAGAAGCAGAAGGGCTTTTATTAATTGTCATTGTAATGGTTATTATGATTCCAATTGTTCTATTAATGGGGTATTTTAGTGACCGCATAGGAGCGAAAAAGATTATTCAAGGGGGGTTAATTGGACTAATCTTTTTAAGTATACCTTCGTTTAATTTGATTGGTAGCGGAAACACATTACATGTATTTTGGGGGTTATTGATTCTAGCAGTATTTTCCGCTTCTTTTCAAGGAACAATGCCAGCACTATTGCCCTCCTTATTTTTTACAAATGTAAGGAATGGGGCATTGGCGATAACATTTAATATTTCTGCGTCATTGTTCGGTGGTACAACACCTTTACTTGTATCATGGTTAATTAGCAAAACGATGAATGAAATGGTACCTGCCTACTATGTTATATTTGCATCTGTTGTCGGTATTATTGTTGTTTCCATCTTTCTAAAAGATACTTCAGGCATGGCACTTCGAGGTTCCCCGCCAGCTGTTGAAGAGAAAGCTGAAATAAAAGAGATTTTAGAAGATCCCGAAGAAGCACTATGGTGGCATGAAGAAAAGAAAGAGATTGAAGGGCGAATTGAGGATCGCTTGGAAGGTGAAAAGTGA